One region of Demequina sp. TMPB413 genomic DNA includes:
- a CDS encoding MOSC domain-containing protein, with the protein MSLRVVSLRRYPVKSMGGESLAVAHVVTRGISGDRIFAVRDADDKLLSGKNTKRMARNDGIFAFEARTEGRRVVIADASGRIGDAGNPAVDAALTEALGTQVRVAHETDVPHFDDGAVSLVGTATLEWCARELGVDADPRRLRVNIVVETTEPFEEEGWIGSTIKIGGVLLNPMGRLLRCRTVDLAQDGVEGTTQWLVPLGQRRDARLAVYCDVASRGAVAVGDEVTLQPAGDQ; encoded by the coding sequence ATGAGCCTCCGCGTTGTGTCTCTGCGCCGATACCCTGTGAAGTCGATGGGCGGCGAGTCGCTCGCCGTCGCGCACGTGGTGACCAGAGGGATCTCAGGCGACCGGATCTTCGCGGTGAGGGACGCCGATGACAAGCTCCTGTCAGGCAAGAACACCAAGCGCATGGCCAGGAACGACGGCATCTTCGCTTTTGAAGCCCGCACCGAGGGCCGGCGCGTGGTGATCGCCGACGCCTCCGGTCGCATCGGCGACGCAGGCAACCCCGCCGTCGACGCCGCCCTCACCGAGGCCCTCGGCACCCAGGTTCGCGTCGCCCACGAGACGGACGTTCCTCACTTTGACGACGGCGCGGTATCGCTGGTGGGCACGGCAACTCTTGAGTGGTGCGCGCGGGAGTTGGGCGTGGACGCCGACCCTCGGCGCCTCCGGGTCAACATCGTGGTCGAAACGACGGAGCCGTTCGAAGAAGAGGGCTGGATTGGTTCGACCATCAAAATCGGCGGCGTGCTCCTGAACCCGATGGGCCGGCTCTTGCGGTGCCGCACGGTAGACCTGGCTCAAGACGGCGTCGAGGGCACGACGCAGTGGCTGGTTCCCTTGGGTCAGCGGCGAGACGCTCGCCTCGCCGTCTATTGCGATGTCGCGTCTCGCGGGGCGGTCGCCGTCGGCGACGAGGTCACGTTGCAACCGGCCGGCGATCAGTAG
- a CDS encoding lysylphosphatidylglycerol synthase transmembrane domain-containing protein, translating to MAADVPPASPGGARSDSAASSPASSRSKTTPRAVHIVDDPETRVHRMADLISLLGVGLGIVLVLLLGAYAHGTTEGITDDVQGISKVLQRLLVAPVNLFSGIVTLVLPAAVVVDLALRREPRRILEAIGSSAAGFALTVGAVYLAQAVGSDEVVRSLSVGFGDDAEVTLPAYIAGVAALLTVAGRRGTRRTFTISWNILWAALAVAVISGIVTLPAALITVLIGRLAGLGLRYALGSTTDRAYGDSLVEGIERAGFIPKRLVRADPNGEATDEDQDELSTALGRTRHGRVYALTTIENHHLIVVALDADQHAAGFLTKLWSSLRLRGIDARADVSLRHSAEATALVSHAARGAGVHTARVLGMSQARDTMIVIYQRPLSARPLSQFDSAEVTDETVDAVWDQVLKAHKVGISHRSLSADTVMVGHDELVDVPTVWLTSWELGEVATSELAKRIDRAQLVAMLAPIVGADRAVAAAFRALGDEGVEQFAPMLQTIVLPRSTRAALSTSDVDLGGLRKEIVERLPDADVEPDKIARFGLRTVLTIAAGIVAAYLVFASFNTEDVLGALSDSNPWWLLVALGWSMATFFGAAVALMAFSPIKLPWSRALLAQVAAAYLALAAPAGVGPAALNMRLLTRRKVSAPLAVATVALVQVSAVVVTVVGLVTLSLITGSEGTLAALPSSSVLVGVVGTAAVIALAMVVPRVRGWALGRLRPLVRQTWPRLAQVLSQPWRLALGLGGNLLLTIAYVGAFDATLRAFGQDLALIDVTVLFLLGNAAGAIVPTPGGLGVVEGALTAGLISAGLPKEIAASVVVLFRLFSYWARIPLGYLAMRFLQRTGEL from the coding sequence ATGGCCGCCGACGTACCGCCCGCATCGCCGGGCGGCGCCCGTAGCGATTCCGCGGCCTCCTCTCCAGCGTCGTCCCGTTCCAAGACCACCCCACGAGCCGTGCACATCGTCGACGACCCGGAGACGCGCGTCCACCGCATGGCCGACCTCATCAGCCTGCTGGGCGTCGGGCTGGGAATCGTGTTGGTGCTGCTGCTTGGCGCCTACGCCCACGGCACCACCGAAGGCATCACTGACGACGTTCAGGGCATCTCCAAGGTTCTGCAGCGGCTACTGGTCGCGCCCGTCAACCTCTTCTCTGGGATCGTCACGCTCGTGCTGCCAGCCGCCGTGGTGGTCGACCTCGCTTTGCGCCGCGAGCCCCGCCGCATTCTCGAGGCCATCGGGTCCTCGGCTGCGGGCTTCGCGCTCACCGTCGGCGCCGTCTATCTCGCGCAGGCGGTCGGTTCCGACGAGGTGGTGCGGTCGCTGTCCGTCGGCTTCGGCGACGACGCCGAGGTCACCCTCCCCGCCTACATCGCCGGGGTCGCGGCGCTGCTCACGGTCGCCGGCAGGCGAGGCACTCGGCGCACCTTCACCATCTCGTGGAACATCCTGTGGGCCGCGCTGGCCGTAGCCGTCATCTCCGGCATCGTCACCCTGCCCGCCGCGCTCATCACGGTGCTCATCGGGCGCCTTGCTGGCCTTGGGCTGCGCTACGCACTGGGCTCGACCACCGACCGCGCTTACGGCGACTCGCTCGTGGAGGGCATCGAGAGGGCAGGGTTCATCCCCAAGCGCCTCGTGCGCGCCGACCCGAACGGCGAGGCTACCGATGAGGATCAGGACGAGCTCTCGACGGCTCTCGGTCGCACCCGCCATGGCAGGGTGTATGCCCTCACCACGATCGAGAACCATCACCTCATCGTGGTGGCTCTCGACGCCGACCAACACGCTGCCGGCTTCCTCACCAAACTGTGGTCCTCGCTGAGACTGCGCGGAATCGACGCCCGCGCGGATGTGTCCTTGCGCCACTCCGCGGAGGCGACCGCTCTGGTCTCTCACGCCGCTCGAGGAGCCGGCGTCCACACGGCCAGGGTGCTCGGCATGTCTCAGGCACGCGACACGATGATCGTGATCTACCAGCGACCGCTCTCCGCCAGGCCGTTGTCGCAATTCGACTCAGCCGAGGTCACCGACGAGACCGTCGACGCCGTCTGGGACCAAGTCTTGAAGGCACATAAGGTCGGCATTTCGCATCGCTCACTGAGTGCCGACACCGTCATGGTGGGTCACGACGAGTTGGTAGACGTCCCGACGGTGTGGCTCACGAGTTGGGAACTGGGCGAGGTCGCCACCTCGGAGTTGGCCAAGAGGATCGACAGGGCGCAGCTCGTCGCGATGCTCGCGCCCATCGTGGGCGCAGACCGGGCGGTCGCGGCGGCCTTCAGGGCTCTCGGGGACGAGGGCGTGGAGCAGTTCGCGCCGATGCTGCAGACGATCGTCCTCCCGCGCTCGACACGCGCGGCGTTGAGCACCTCCGACGTGGACCTTGGCGGGCTACGAAAAGAGATCGTCGAGCGCTTGCCCGATGCCGACGTCGAGCCGGACAAGATCGCTCGCTTTGGACTGCGCACCGTGCTCACGATCGCCGCTGGCATCGTCGCCGCCTACTTGGTGTTCGCGTCGTTCAACACGGAGGACGTCCTTGGTGCGTTGAGCGATTCCAACCCCTGGTGGCTGTTGGTCGCTCTCGGCTGGTCGATGGCCACGTTCTTTGGCGCGGCCGTCGCCCTCATGGCGTTCTCGCCCATCAAGCTTCCGTGGAGCAGGGCCCTGCTCGCTCAGGTCGCGGCCGCCTACCTCGCGCTCGCAGCCCCTGCAGGGGTTGGCCCCGCCGCACTCAACATGCGGCTGCTAACTCGTCGCAAGGTGTCCGCCCCTCTCGCCGTCGCGACCGTCGCGCTCGTCCAGGTGAGCGCCGTGGTGGTCACCGTGGTCGGCCTCGTGACGCTGTCGCTCATCACCGGCTCGGAGGGCACCCTCGCGGCGCTGCCCTCGAGCTCGGTGCTCGTCGGCGTGGTGGGAACGGCGGCCGTGATCGCATTGGCGATGGTCGTTCCTCGCGTGCGTGGATGGGCTCTCGGGAGGCTACGACCCTTGGTCCGTCAGACGTGGCCTCGCCTCGCTCAAGTGCTGAGCCAGCCATGGCGTCTCGCCCTCGGGCTCGGTGGCAATCTGCTGCTGACAATCGCCTACGTCGGCGCTTTCGACGCGACTCTTCGCGCCTTCGGCCAAGACCTCGCCCTCATCGACGTCACCGTCCTGTTCTTGCTCGGCAACGCTGCGGGCGCGATCGTGCCCACTCCTGGCGGCCTAGGCGTGGTCGAGGGTGCGCTCACCGCCGGGCTCATCTCTGCCGGCCTTCCCAAGGAGATCGCGGCGTCCGTCGTGGTGCTCTTCCGCCTCTTCAGTTACTGGGCGCGCATCCCGCTGGGCTACCTCGCCATGAGGTTCCTGCAGCGGACAGGCGAGTTGTAG
- a CDS encoding cytochrome c biogenesis CcdA family protein → MIDSTAAAFALLLGAVAAFNPCGFALLPAYITVIVTGSADERLTRAQALRRAVVFGLAMTAGFVAVFTGFGLLFGAVNVALQGSVLPYLPYVTVTLGVVLIGFGIAMALGHEVPGLRVRTLSGRAPKADAWSQVLYGVSFALASLSCTIAPFFAVVTQSLDASGPVGAVAPFVIYGTGMGTSVMVVSLGAAFAGAAVGKALRKRTGAILRTGGVIMVLAGAWVILYGLAEILPRYGVRALDEVLLSSSRIQGSISSGIADWGTPVLVTLVTLVATAVVAVFLIARRDARRTDAVSR, encoded by the coding sequence ATGATCGACTCGACCGCCGCCGCTTTTGCCCTCCTCCTCGGGGCCGTGGCCGCCTTCAATCCGTGCGGCTTCGCGCTGCTTCCCGCCTACATCACGGTGATTGTCACTGGCAGCGCCGACGAACGCCTCACCCGAGCCCAGGCGCTACGCCGCGCCGTCGTCTTTGGCCTGGCGATGACCGCAGGATTCGTCGCGGTGTTCACCGGCTTCGGCTTGCTGTTCGGGGCGGTCAACGTGGCCCTTCAAGGCTCGGTGCTGCCGTACCTGCCCTACGTGACAGTGACGCTGGGCGTGGTGCTCATCGGCTTCGGCATCGCCATGGCCCTGGGTCACGAGGTGCCTGGCTTGCGCGTGAGGACACTCTCCGGTCGCGCACCCAAGGCCGACGCGTGGTCTCAAGTGCTCTACGGCGTCTCCTTTGCCCTCGCCTCCCTGTCTTGCACCATCGCCCCCTTCTTCGCAGTGGTGACCCAGTCACTCGACGCGTCGGGGCCCGTCGGCGCCGTGGCACCCTTCGTGATCTACGGAACCGGAATGGGCACGTCCGTCATGGTGGTCTCGCTCGGGGCCGCGTTTGCGGGGGCGGCCGTGGGCAAGGCGCTACGCAAGCGCACCGGCGCCATCCTGCGCACCGGCGGTGTCATCATGGTGCTCGCGGGAGCCTGGGTGATCCTGTACGGGCTCGCCGAGATCCTGCCTCGCTACGGAGTGCGTGCCCTCGATGAGGTGCTGCTCAGTTCTTCGCGCATTCAGGGCTCGATCTCCAGCGGAATCGCTGACTGGGGCACCCCAGTGTTGGTGACGCTGGTGACGCTCGTCGCTACCGCCGTCGTCGCGGTGTTCTTGATCGCCAGGCGCGACGCCCGTCGCACCGACGCTGTGAGCCGCTGA